Proteins encoded together in one Microbacterium sp. ABRD28 window:
- a CDS encoding cation:proton antiporter — MTILDGQVQPPGVNIVGAPFGIPINELIAVGALLLVAALLARLGRRIGLPTIPFFMATGILLGPGTPGPVLIDDPAVIEFLATMGLVLLLFHLGVEFPLEQVRASGGRLVLVAFTYIGLNVSGGIVFGLFLGWGVGEALVIGGALGISSSAIVTKLLIELRRLANAETPLILGIIVVEDLFLALYLSLLTPILGDAESPLALVVDIGTSFLFLLVLLVVARFGGRVIAAVIRSREEELLTIGVVGLVFLVAGTSAELGVSDAIGALMIGLVVSRTSLKDRVERVVLPLRDVFAAVFFIAFGLTIDVRELGDVVLPALLAVLLTVTLNVVAGVIAARMYRLNQRAAANISLTLLGRGEFSLILASLAIAAGLDERVGPFVALYLLILAVLSPLAASRSHMLARILPDRLFRGNFTYVRELTTSSECTHLDSLVVNEPDGPLECRRCREDGLEWVHLRLCTSCGNIACCDDSPGRHATEHFTASGHPIIASAEPGETWRFCYVDELLLPDSAKGTSDPAVSDGPLR; from the coding sequence ATGACGATCCTCGACGGCCAGGTGCAGCCACCCGGCGTGAACATCGTGGGCGCGCCCTTCGGGATCCCCATCAACGAGTTGATCGCCGTCGGTGCGCTCCTGCTTGTCGCAGCGCTGCTCGCCCGGCTCGGTCGGCGCATCGGCCTTCCGACCATCCCGTTCTTCATGGCGACGGGGATCCTGCTCGGACCGGGCACGCCGGGCCCCGTGCTGATCGACGATCCCGCGGTCATCGAGTTCCTGGCCACGATGGGTCTCGTCCTTCTGCTGTTCCACCTCGGAGTGGAGTTCCCGCTCGAGCAGGTGCGAGCCAGCGGCGGACGCCTCGTCCTCGTCGCATTCACCTACATCGGTCTCAATGTCAGTGGCGGGATCGTCTTCGGACTGTTCCTGGGGTGGGGCGTCGGTGAGGCCCTGGTGATCGGCGGTGCCCTGGGAATCTCCAGTTCCGCGATCGTCACGAAACTCCTCATCGAGCTGCGCCGCCTCGCCAACGCGGAGACTCCGTTGATCCTCGGGATCATCGTCGTCGAAGACCTGTTCCTGGCCCTGTATCTTTCGCTCCTGACGCCGATTCTGGGTGACGCGGAGTCACCGCTGGCACTCGTCGTCGATATCGGAACGAGCTTCCTGTTCCTTCTCGTCCTGCTGGTCGTTGCACGATTCGGGGGGCGTGTCATCGCCGCCGTCATTCGAAGCCGGGAGGAGGAGCTGCTCACCATCGGTGTCGTCGGCCTGGTCTTCCTCGTCGCCGGTACCTCCGCCGAGTTGGGGGTGTCGGATGCGATCGGGGCGCTCATGATCGGCCTCGTCGTCTCGCGGACGTCTTTGAAAGATCGGGTCGAGCGCGTCGTGCTGCCCTTGCGGGATGTCTTCGCGGCGGTGTTCTTCATCGCGTTCGGGCTCACCATCGACGTCCGTGAGCTCGGCGACGTCGTCCTCCCCGCGCTCCTCGCCGTGCTCCTCACGGTGACGCTGAATGTGGTCGCCGGCGTCATCGCCGCTCGGATGTACCGGCTCAATCAACGTGCCGCAGCGAACATCAGCCTCACGCTTCTCGGGCGCGGAGAGTTCTCGCTCATTCTCGCGTCGCTTGCAATCGCTGCCGGTCTCGACGAGAGGGTCGGTCCGTTCGTCGCGCTCTACCTGCTGATCCTCGCGGTGCTCAGCCCCCTCGCGGCATCCCGCTCGCACATGCTCGCGCGGATACTCCCGGACCGACTCTTCCGAGGCAACTTCACCTACGTTCGCGAGCTCACGACGTCTTCAGAGTGCACGCACCTCGACAGTCTCGTCGTCAACGAGCCGGACGGGCCGCTGGAGTGTCGACGCTGCCGAGAAGACGGCCTCGAGTGGGTACACCTGCGTCTGTGCACCAGCTGCGGGAACATCGCCTGCTGCGACGACTCGCCGGGGCGTCACGCCACCGAGCATTTCACCGCCTCCGGACATCCGATCATCGCGTCCGCGGAACCGGGCGAAACCTGGCGATTCTGCTATGTCGACGAGCTGCTCCTCCCGGATTCCGCGAAAGGCACCTCCGACCCCGCGGTCTCCGACGGGCCGCTTCGCTGA
- a CDS encoding TetR/AcrR family transcriptional regulator, producing the protein MSTTPPNRRRDAVETSVLIERAAIDLVLEHGYEAVTVDMICELAGVSQRTFFNHFKTKDLALLGPGGPAIDQRAARAYVAAKGPLLQGAVELIHIEPGQMAADPTLLAARIHAVGTSPALVARQMERLSMIEEELEEIIQLRLRTQWPEEDASDLSAQAELITHLLAGVMRFIAMSWADDVRRGHEPKIDPGHVRSTLDSTIRKLGSERG; encoded by the coding sequence ATGTCGACCACCCCGCCGAACCGCCGCCGCGACGCGGTCGAGACGAGCGTCCTCATCGAGCGCGCTGCGATCGACCTTGTTCTGGAGCACGGCTACGAGGCGGTCACGGTCGACATGATCTGCGAGCTCGCCGGGGTGAGCCAGCGCACCTTCTTCAACCACTTCAAGACCAAAGACCTCGCCCTTCTCGGTCCGGGCGGACCCGCGATCGACCAGCGCGCGGCACGCGCGTATGTCGCCGCGAAGGGCCCGCTGCTCCAGGGCGCAGTCGAACTGATCCATATCGAACCCGGACAGATGGCTGCCGACCCGACGCTCCTCGCGGCCCGGATCCACGCGGTCGGCACCAGCCCCGCGCTGGTCGCGCGGCAGATGGAACGCCTCTCCATGATCGAGGAAGAGCTGGAGGAAATCATCCAGCTCCGCCTCCGCACGCAATGGCCCGAGGAGGACGCCTCAGATCTCTCCGCGCAAGCGGAGCTCATCACCCACCTCCTTGCCGGGGTGATGCGATTCATCGCCATGAGCTGGGCCGACGACGTCCGACGCGGGCACGAACCGAAGATCGATCCCGGGCACGTTCGCTCCACCCTGGACAGCACGATCCGCAAGCTCGGGTCGGAGAGAGGGTGA
- a CDS encoding ABC transporter permease — MKTTDIVRMASKNAFRSKLRTTLTVLSLFVGAFTLTLTTALGAGVNDYVERQVATLSDGDILLVSPAATVDTGDGPTEYDPDGRQQGAAGNPLTSGTLLNSDDIDAIEQIDGVRNVEAISGVTVDWIAESDSSSDTRYEIDINPTSSIGQSDLVAGEQLDQESSQDQIVLPEEFVDALGFSTAEESIGETVTLGYTDAAQQEQEVTATVVGVARESLFAAGAGANSALTTVIADAQSADGAPDAWPLAVAQLQPEDGETVTAEEIQRVKDDLADADLAGQTIEDQLGIVQTIINGIIGVLNAFAVVALVAASFGIINTLLMSVQERTREIGLMKAMGMSNARVFTLFSLEAVFIGFLGSVIGAVVAIGLGSVLSVALADTVLSALPGLQILLFTPANVIGVIVIIMLIAFLSGVLPARRAARQDPIESLRYE; from the coding sequence ATGAAGACCACCGACATCGTGAGGATGGCGTCGAAGAATGCTTTCCGCAGCAAGCTGCGCACCACCCTCACCGTTCTGAGCCTCTTCGTCGGCGCCTTCACGCTGACCCTCACCACCGCCCTCGGGGCCGGCGTGAACGACTACGTCGAACGCCAGGTGGCCACGCTCAGCGACGGCGACATCCTGCTCGTCAGTCCCGCGGCCACCGTCGACACCGGCGACGGCCCGACCGAGTACGACCCCGATGGCCGCCAGCAGGGCGCCGCCGGCAACCCGCTGACATCCGGCACCCTGCTCAACAGCGACGACATCGACGCGATCGAGCAGATCGACGGCGTCCGCAACGTCGAAGCGATCAGCGGGGTGACCGTCGACTGGATCGCCGAGTCGGACTCCTCCTCCGACACGCGCTACGAGATCGACATCAACCCGACATCCTCCATCGGCCAGAGTGACCTCGTCGCCGGCGAACAGCTCGATCAGGAAAGCTCGCAAGATCAGATCGTGCTGCCCGAGGAGTTCGTCGACGCGCTGGGCTTCAGTACCGCCGAGGAGTCGATCGGCGAGACCGTGACCCTCGGCTACACCGACGCGGCACAGCAGGAACAGGAGGTGACGGCCACCGTCGTGGGCGTCGCTCGCGAGAGCCTCTTCGCCGCGGGCGCCGGCGCCAACTCGGCGCTCACGACGGTCATCGCCGATGCCCAGTCGGCGGACGGAGCCCCCGACGCGTGGCCGCTCGCGGTCGCGCAGCTCCAGCCGGAGGACGGCGAGACCGTTACGGCGGAGGAGATTCAGCGGGTGAAGGACGACCTCGCCGACGCAGACCTCGCCGGGCAGACGATCGAAGATCAGCTGGGCATCGTCCAGACCATCATCAACGGCATCATCGGGGTGCTCAACGCCTTCGCGGTGGTCGCGCTCGTCGCGGCATCCTTCGGCATCATCAACACCCTGCTGATGAGCGTGCAGGAACGAACCCGCGAGATCGGCCTCATGAAGGCCATGGGCATGTCCAACGCCCGGGTCTTCACCCTGTTCAGCCTCGAGGCTGTCTTCATCGGATTCCTCGGCTCGGTGATCGGCGCCGTGGTTGCGATCGGACTGGGCTCGGTGCTGTCCGTCGCCCTCGCCGACACCGTGCTCTCCGCGCTCCCCGGACTGCAGATCCTTCTGTTCACCCCTGCGAACGTGATCGGCGTCATCGTCATCATCATGCTCATCGCGTTCCTCTCCGGCGTGCTCCCCGCCCGCCGAGCCGCCAGGCAGGACCCCATCGAGTCGCTTCGGTACGAGTGA
- a CDS encoding ABC transporter ATP-binding protein — protein MSEADGAGAQPAVLRARSLTRTYGKGESAFTALRGVDLSVERGRSVAIVGKSGSGKSTLMHLLALLDKPTTGDVEVEGRPASRLRAGELNPLRNKTFGFVFQQFFLTAGQTVFENVSLPLVIAGMPAAERRERTMASLEALGLADKAKNRANDLSGGQKQRVVIARALVNDPSVIFADEPTGNLDTATGAQVEDILFGLQRDRGITLVVVTHDPDLAARCDSAVTIADGQIVARTGVAA, from the coding sequence ATGTCAGAAGCGGATGGCGCCGGCGCGCAGCCGGCGGTCCTCAGGGCGAGATCCTTGACCCGGACGTATGGGAAGGGGGAGTCGGCGTTCACCGCGCTGCGCGGTGTCGATCTGAGCGTGGAACGCGGCCGCTCGGTCGCGATCGTCGGGAAGTCGGGGTCGGGCAAGTCGACGCTGATGCACCTGCTGGCGCTCCTGGACAAACCGACCACCGGTGATGTCGAGGTGGAAGGCCGTCCCGCCTCACGGTTGCGGGCGGGTGAGCTGAACCCGCTGCGCAACAAGACGTTCGGGTTCGTGTTCCAGCAGTTCTTCCTCACCGCCGGCCAGACGGTGTTCGAGAACGTGAGCCTGCCGCTCGTGATCGCCGGAATGCCCGCGGCCGAGCGGCGCGAGCGCACGATGGCCTCTCTCGAGGCGCTCGGCCTGGCCGACAAGGCCAAGAACCGCGCCAACGACCTGTCGGGCGGACAGAAGCAGCGCGTGGTGATCGCCCGGGCCCTCGTGAACGACCCGTCAGTGATCTTCGCCGACGAGCCCACCGGCAACCTGGATACCGCCACGGGGGCCCAGGTCGAGGACATCTTGTTCGGTCTTCAGCGTGATCGCGGCATCACCCTCGTCGTGGTCACCCACGACCCCGACCTCGCCGCGCGCTGCGACAGCGCCGTGACGATCGCCGACGGACAGATCGTCGCCCGAACGGGGGTGGCGGCATGA
- a CDS encoding DUF1269 domain-containing protein: protein MSTKNLALVVGSYDDTAQASEDYQALRSGQDSGGYEIIGAVVLTRDEDGKVQVKEHGDKSVGRGAAIGAGAGVVVGLFAPPLLAATAVGAGIGAILGKIKKNREEKQFGVDVDEYLSPGTSAVIAVVDDTWADRVEKALVRSDKRISKAIDSDDYDRLRRAIEESADDVVQQINS from the coding sequence ATGAGCACGAAGAACCTCGCACTGGTCGTCGGATCGTATGACGACACCGCGCAAGCATCGGAGGACTATCAGGCGCTGCGGAGCGGTCAGGACTCCGGGGGGTACGAGATCATCGGTGCCGTGGTGCTCACCCGTGACGAAGACGGCAAAGTCCAGGTCAAAGAGCATGGCGACAAGTCGGTCGGCCGAGGTGCGGCCATCGGCGCCGGTGCGGGAGTCGTGGTGGGCCTGTTCGCTCCACCCCTGCTCGCCGCCACGGCGGTGGGCGCGGGAATCGGAGCGATCCTGGGGAAGATCAAGAAGAACCGCGAGGAGAAGCAGTTCGGCGTCGACGTCGACGAGTACCTCAGTCCCGGCACATCAGCCGTGATCGCCGTCGTCGACGACACGTGGGCCGATCGCGTCGAGAAGGCCCTGGTCCGCTCCGACAAGCGCATCAGCAAGGCCATCGACTCCGACGACTACGACCGGCTCCGCAGGGCGATCGAAGAGTCAGCCGACGACGTCGTGCAGCAGATCAACTCCTGA
- the pdxH gene encoding pyridoxamine 5'-phosphate oxidase, which translates to MTDPLARHTDYGAESLNESDVADDPIVQFAAWVEDAAARGVYEPNAMVLGTVDPDGTPSSRTVLLRAVDADGFVFYTDRSSRKGRALAAHPVATLLFPWYTLHRQVNVTGEVAAVDDAESDAYWASRPHGSRVAGTASAQSQPIGSRAELDARVAEVEAAFPEGREVPRPARWGGYRLRPRRIEFWQGRTSRLHDRLVFTRDESLGDWSVERLQP; encoded by the coding sequence GTGACCGACCCGCTCGCCCGACACACCGACTACGGCGCCGAAAGTCTGAATGAATCGGATGTCGCGGACGATCCGATCGTGCAGTTCGCAGCCTGGGTGGAGGATGCCGCGGCGCGCGGTGTCTACGAGCCGAACGCGATGGTGCTCGGCACCGTCGACCCCGACGGCACACCGTCGAGTCGGACCGTGCTGCTGCGCGCCGTGGATGCCGACGGCTTCGTGTTCTACACCGACCGGTCGTCGAGGAAGGGGCGGGCACTCGCGGCTCATCCCGTGGCGACCCTCCTCTTCCCCTGGTACACGCTGCACCGGCAGGTGAACGTCACCGGCGAGGTGGCGGCTGTCGACGACGCGGAGTCGGACGCCTATTGGGCTTCGCGGCCGCATGGGTCGCGCGTGGCGGGGACGGCGAGCGCGCAGTCGCAGCCGATCGGGTCGCGCGCCGAGCTCGACGCGCGCGTGGCGGAGGTCGAGGCGGCCTTCCCCGAGGGGCGCGAAGTGCCCCGTCCCGCGCGCTGGGGCGGCTACCGGCTGCGTCCTCGACGGATCGAGTTCTGGCAGGGCCGCACGTCGCGCCTGCACGACCGGCTGGTGTTCACCCGTGACGAATCCCTGGGTGACTGGAGCGTCGAACGACTGCAGCCATAG
- a CDS encoding LysR family transcriptional regulator produces MDVRRLDLLRELAERGSITAVAAATHRTPSAVSQQLKVLEREAGLPLTERVGRGIQLTSAGHALARSAGEVAVALERATALWDEFRNHPSGEVRLATFPSAGQVLLPGVLQEVSRTPGLILSCADGDHELLDFPSLTADYDIVLAHSLRGARAWGGRGLRVVPLMTEALDIALPADHRLAGRSYLTAADVVDEPWIGVPIGFPFERILHDIEEAAGRRATIFQRISDLRMVEAFVAAGFGVSLIPRSTSGGIDPGRVILKPLRGVDSERDIVALLRPDTAERLAVRTVLSILQAKAAEIEAAHAAS; encoded by the coding sequence ATGGATGTGCGACGACTGGACCTTCTTCGCGAGCTGGCGGAACGCGGCAGCATCACCGCCGTCGCCGCCGCCACCCACCGCACCCCGTCGGCGGTCTCGCAGCAGCTCAAGGTGCTCGAGCGCGAGGCGGGCCTCCCCCTCACCGAGCGCGTCGGGCGCGGCATCCAGCTCACCAGCGCCGGCCACGCGCTGGCTCGCAGCGCCGGAGAGGTGGCCGTCGCACTCGAGCGCGCCACCGCCCTCTGGGACGAGTTCCGCAATCACCCGAGCGGCGAGGTCCGCCTGGCCACCTTCCCCTCGGCGGGCCAGGTGCTGCTGCCGGGCGTCCTGCAGGAGGTGTCGCGCACCCCCGGGCTGATCCTGTCGTGCGCGGACGGGGACCACGAGCTCTTGGACTTCCCCTCGCTGACCGCTGACTACGACATCGTGCTGGCCCACTCCCTGCGCGGTGCGCGTGCCTGGGGTGGGCGGGGGCTTCGGGTGGTCCCGCTCATGACCGAGGCACTCGACATCGCCCTCCCGGCCGATCACCGGCTCGCGGGCCGCAGTTACCTCACCGCCGCCGACGTCGTCGACGAACCGTGGATCGGGGTGCCCATCGGGTTCCCGTTCGAACGCATCCTCCACGACATCGAGGAGGCCGCGGGACGAAGGGCGACGATCTTCCAGCGCATCAGCGATCTGCGGATGGTCGAAGCGTTCGTCGCCGCGGGCTTCGGAGTCTCCCTCATCCCCCGGTCCACCTCGGGCGGGATCGACCCGGGACGGGTGATCCTCAAGCCCTTGCGCGGGGTGGATTCCGAGCGAGACATCGTCGCACTGCTGCGTCCCGACACCGCCGAGCGCCTCGCGGTGCGCACCGTCCTCTCCATCCTCCAGGCGAAGGCCGCCGAGATCGAGGCGGCCCACGCGGCATCCTGA
- a CDS encoding YaeQ family protein produces MAAGAVMHTFEVQLADVDRGVYDEVTVRAARHPSETDAYMVTRVLAYLLEYEEGVAFSGGISSTEEPAVLIRDATGRITAWIEVGAPDAGRLHFGSKLADRTTVYTHRDPAKVRAGVAGKTIHRADDIVLHSFDPGFIDAAVAALARRNTVTLSVTERQLYLDLNGTALSSAIHDEPLV; encoded by the coding sequence ATGGCCGCCGGCGCAGTGATGCACACCTTCGAGGTGCAGCTGGCGGATGTCGATCGCGGTGTCTACGACGAGGTGACGGTGCGCGCAGCGCGTCATCCGTCCGAGACCGACGCGTACATGGTCACCCGGGTGCTGGCCTACCTGCTCGAGTACGAAGAGGGCGTCGCCTTCAGCGGCGGGATCTCGTCCACCGAGGAACCCGCCGTGCTGATCCGCGACGCGACCGGTCGCATCACGGCGTGGATCGAAGTCGGGGCGCCTGACGCCGGGCGCCTGCACTTCGGCAGCAAGCTCGCCGACCGCACCACCGTGTACACCCACCGTGATCCGGCGAAGGTGCGGGCGGGAGTGGCGGGCAAGACGATCCACCGCGCCGACGACATCGTGCTGCACAGCTTCGACCCGGGCTTCATCGACGCCGCCGTCGCAGCCCTCGCCCGGCGCAACACCGTGACCCTGTCGGTGACCGAGCGCCAGCTCTACCTCGACCTCAACGGCACCGCCCTCAGCTCCGCGATCCACGACGAGCCGCTCGTCTGA
- a CDS encoding YbhB/YbcL family Raf kinase inhibitor-like protein: protein MRIDKLAISSPDIPDLGDVPERFSADGGNDVPRLEITGVPEGTREVVVISHDPDAPLPNGFTHWVLYGLPPVDQTVDTAAAATGPNDAGKTGWYGPQPPQGHGRHHYYFWVYALDREVTGTPRREEFLRDYADAVIEQNRFVGHFQR from the coding sequence ATGCGTATCGACAAACTCGCGATCTCGAGCCCCGACATCCCCGACCTGGGAGACGTTCCCGAGCGCTTCTCGGCCGACGGCGGCAACGACGTGCCGCGGTTGGAGATCACCGGGGTGCCGGAGGGGACTCGCGAGGTGGTCGTGATCTCGCACGACCCCGACGCGCCGCTGCCGAACGGCTTCACGCACTGGGTGCTCTACGGCCTGCCGCCGGTGGACCAGACCGTCGACACCGCCGCCGCGGCCACGGGCCCCAACGACGCGGGAAAGACCGGATGGTACGGACCGCAGCCTCCGCAGGGGCACGGCCGTCACCACTACTACTTCTGGGTGTACGCGCTCGACCGTGAGGTGACGGGCACACCCCGTCGCGAGGAGTTCCTGCGCGATTACGCCGACGCCGTCATCGAGCAGAACCGGTTCGTCGGGCACTTCCAGCGCTGA
- a CDS encoding DUF6325 family protein yields MVEFRYGPVELYLVGFDSDRPHPDAVAALREIIESGVVRLLDLVVLRKSAEGDIEMIEVEEQNALGIDGIELFAAGLTASEDIDELAELIAPGSSAVLVALEMTYVRALAEKVAQSGGTVLTAERIPAPVVNAVADMIDAEEN; encoded by the coding sequence ATGGTCGAGTTCCGGTACGGGCCGGTGGAGCTGTATCTGGTCGGCTTCGACAGCGATCGGCCGCACCCCGACGCCGTGGCGGCGCTGCGCGAGATCATCGAGTCGGGCGTCGTGCGCCTGCTCGACCTGGTCGTCCTGCGCAAGTCCGCCGAAGGCGACATCGAGATGATCGAGGTCGAAGAGCAGAACGCCCTCGGTATCGACGGCATCGAGCTGTTCGCCGCGGGCCTGACCGCGTCGGAGGACATCGATGAACTCGCCGAGCTCATCGCGCCCGGCAGCTCGGCCGTGCTCGTGGCACTGGAGATGACCTACGTGCGTGCGCTCGCCGAGAAGGTGGCGCAGAGCGGCGGCACGGTGCTCACGGCCGAGCGTATCCCCGCCCCGGTCGTCAACGCCGTGGCCGACATGATCGACGCAGAGGAGAACTGA
- a CDS encoding SHOCT domain-containing protein, which yields MPFRRMGRPGLLGLAARTAVVAGTASAVSGSMQGSRERKAQAQYEQEQYQAAQQQAQLDAAAQAAVAAQMPQAAPAASAPAAGGGDDMIARLQQLAALKQSGVLTDEEFTAAKAKLLS from the coding sequence ATGCCGTTCCGACGCATGGGACGCCCGGGCCTGCTGGGCCTCGCCGCGCGCACCGCCGTGGTCGCGGGAACCGCCTCGGCCGTAAGCGGCTCGATGCAGGGCTCGCGGGAGCGCAAGGCGCAGGCGCAGTACGAGCAGGAGCAGTACCAGGCTGCCCAGCAGCAGGCGCAGCTCGATGCGGCGGCGCAGGCCGCGGTCGCCGCACAGATGCCGCAGGCCGCCCCCGCGGCATCCGCTCCGGCCGCCGGCGGAGGCGATGACATGATCGCCCGCCTGCAGCAGCTCGCCGCGCTCAAGCAGAGCGGCGTGCTCACCGACGAGGAGTTCACCGCCGCGAAGGCGAAACTCCTGTCCTGA
- a CDS encoding universal stress protein — MSEVIAVGLTDAPVADRAVAWAASRARDRRQRLRLVSILGGAVGVVGEDALVDRLLTEMRDRAEATAAGLRAAGVEVEVVVERGNPTEKLIAAAEGAALLVIGSDHRGPRAGATRGPHGFRIVSAAPCPVVVVPDFDLGERRGVVVGVDGSETSEHAVSWAAAEADRLGEPLIAIGAWVPLPAPGNRGTYPEQYLQNMQALTEETLSIALAGLRSRYPDLEIVARAERGYPAEMINRHAATARLVVVGTHGRGAFRRFVLGSVSYDVLTHLATVTTAVR, encoded by the coding sequence ATGTCCGAGGTGATCGCCGTCGGCCTGACCGACGCGCCCGTGGCCGACCGCGCGGTGGCGTGGGCGGCGTCCCGCGCCCGCGATCGACGACAGAGGCTGAGGCTGGTCTCGATCCTGGGCGGCGCGGTGGGTGTCGTCGGCGAGGATGCCCTCGTCGACCGCCTTCTCACCGAGATGCGGGACCGGGCCGAAGCGACCGCGGCGGGCCTGCGCGCCGCCGGAGTCGAGGTCGAGGTGGTCGTCGAACGCGGCAACCCGACCGAGAAGCTCATCGCCGCCGCCGAGGGCGCCGCGCTGCTGGTGATCGGCAGCGACCACCGCGGCCCCCGGGCCGGAGCCACGCGGGGCCCACACGGCTTCCGCATCGTCTCGGCCGCGCCGTGCCCGGTGGTCGTCGTCCCCGATTTCGATCTCGGAGAGCGCCGCGGAGTGGTCGTCGGCGTCGACGGTTCTGAGACCTCGGAGCACGCCGTCTCCTGGGCGGCCGCCGAAGCCGACCGTCTCGGCGAGCCGCTCATCGCGATCGGCGCGTGGGTCCCGCTTCCCGCGCCGGGCAACCGCGGCACGTACCCCGAGCAGTACCTGCAGAACATGCAGGCGCTCACCGAGGAGACGTTGTCGATCGCCCTCGCGGGGCTCCGCAGTCGTTATCCCGACCTCGAGATCGTCGCGCGCGCGGAGCGCGGCTACCCGGCAGAGATGATCAATCGCCACGCGGCGACGGCGCGGCTGGTCGTCGTCGGCACCCACGGCCGCGGCGCGTTCCGCCGCTTCGTCCTGGGATCGGTCAGCTACGACGTCCTCACCCACCTCGCAACCGTGACCACCGCGGTGCGCTGA